Proteins found in one Paenibacillus sp. FSL R10-2782 genomic segment:
- the murD gene encoding UDP-N-acetylmuramoyl-L-alanine--D-glutamate ligase, with protein MNHPDTYRDQEVVIIGLAKSGVQVAKVLHQAGANLTVNDKKDREQCPEASELEALGISVLCGSHPEGLIHPGVKLVVKNPGIPYTAPPVQKAVELGIEVVTEVEVAYHLCKAPMIGITGSNGKTTTTTWVGKLLEASDMKPIVAGNIGTPLCEAAVDARSDEWMVVELSSFQLKGTKDFKPAVACLLNVAETHLDYHGDMKDYVASKARLFANQTAADTAVLNWDDPVCRELVPYIKAKLLPFSMTERLQEGLFADPPYIPDVTDDIERSIVYRDASGVVHPIIGVAEIGLPGRFNVENALAACAIAIAAGAEPSGLAEPLSAFRGVEHRLEYVGEYAGAAYYNNSKATNSKATMMALSSFKQPIVLIAGGLDRGSDYAELVPSLQEGVKAVVLLGETRHKLADRARQAGIERVEVVDNGEDAAATLVEAVNRAAKLAEPGDVVLLSPACASWDMFRSYEERGRIFKEAAHKL; from the coding sequence ATGAACCATCCAGACACATACCGAGATCAAGAGGTCGTCATTATAGGCCTGGCCAAAAGTGGCGTGCAAGTCGCCAAGGTACTGCATCAGGCCGGGGCCAATCTGACAGTCAATGATAAAAAAGACAGGGAACAATGTCCCGAAGCTTCTGAATTAGAGGCTTTGGGAATTTCCGTTTTATGCGGCAGTCACCCGGAAGGGCTAATTCATCCAGGAGTGAAGCTGGTTGTCAAAAACCCGGGTATTCCTTATACAGCCCCGCCAGTGCAGAAAGCTGTCGAACTGGGTATTGAGGTCGTGACCGAGGTCGAGGTCGCCTATCATCTATGCAAAGCGCCGATGATCGGGATTACTGGCTCGAATGGAAAAACGACCACAACCACTTGGGTAGGTAAGCTGTTAGAGGCATCAGACATGAAGCCGATCGTGGCTGGTAATATCGGCACTCCATTATGTGAGGCCGCTGTGGATGCCAGGTCGGACGAGTGGATGGTGGTGGAGCTGAGCAGTTTTCAGTTAAAAGGAACAAAGGATTTCAAACCTGCTGTAGCCTGCTTGCTGAACGTGGCTGAAACCCATCTGGACTATCATGGGGACATGAAGGACTATGTTGCGTCCAAAGCACGTCTGTTCGCCAATCAAACGGCGGCTGATACTGCGGTATTGAACTGGGATGATCCTGTTTGCCGGGAGCTTGTGCCCTATATCAAAGCGAAACTGCTTCCGTTCTCGATGACGGAACGTTTGCAGGAAGGGTTGTTCGCAGACCCGCCATACATACCGGATGTGACGGATGACATTGAACGCAGCATCGTATATCGCGATGCGAGTGGTGTGGTGCATCCGATTATAGGCGTGGCTGAAATAGGCCTTCCGGGCCGTTTTAATGTGGAAAATGCCCTCGCCGCTTGCGCAATTGCTATTGCCGCAGGAGCGGAACCGTCTGGATTGGCTGAACCGCTAAGCGCTTTTCGTGGAGTGGAGCATCGGCTCGAATATGTTGGAGAATATGCCGGAGCGGCTTATTACAACAATTCCAAAGCCACCAATTCCAAAGCGACGATGATGGCGTTGTCCTCCTTCAAGCAACCCATTGTACTAATTGCTGGAGGACTGGATCGTGGTTCGGATTATGCCGAGCTTGTACCTTCCTTGCAGGAGGGTGTAAAGGCTGTTGTGCTGCTGGGCGAGACTCGGCACAAGCTGGCAGACCGGGCACGTCAGGCCGGAATAGAGCGTGTCGAGGTCGTCGATAATGGGGAGGACGCCGCCGCTACGCTCGTGGAGGCTGTGAACAGGGCTGCTAAACTTGCTGAGCCGGGGGATGTTGTATTGCTCTCACCTGCGTGTGCAAGCTGGGATATGTTCCGGTCCTATGAAGAGCGTGGACGTATTTTTAAAGAGGCGGCGCATAAATTGTAA
- the murG gene encoding undecaprenyldiphospho-muramoylpentapeptide beta-N-acetylglucosaminyltransferase, translated as MRVVLSGGGTGGHIYPALAVARQCEEIDPGAEFLYIGGQRGLESKLVPQEKIPFEAIDITGFRRSLSVENIKTIMRFFKGVRRSKALLKKFKPDIVIGTGGYVCGPVVYAASRLGIPSIIHEQNAIPGLTNAFLSRYVDTVAVSFEGSEGAFPKAKNVLYTGNPRATTVRQANRDRGFATIGVPMNSSVVLVVGGSRGAKAINDAMIAMAPQLSQLKDVHFVYVTGESYYEQTLDSIRNQIGSLPNHLHVLPYIHNMPEVLACTSLIVNRAGASFLAEITSLGIPSILIPSPNVTNNHQEANARTLEKAGASVMIVEKDLNGASLFQSIAGIMEDEALRSRMAESASALGKPDSANILVKEMERLARKS; from the coding sequence ATGCGCGTCGTTTTGAGCGGCGGCGGTACCGGAGGGCACATTTATCCGGCGCTCGCTGTAGCCAGACAGTGCGAAGAGATTGATCCGGGCGCTGAATTTTTGTACATTGGCGGTCAGCGGGGACTGGAAAGCAAGCTGGTTCCTCAGGAAAAAATTCCGTTTGAGGCTATTGATATTACAGGATTTCGTCGCAGCTTGTCTGTGGAAAATATAAAAACGATTATGCGCTTCTTCAAAGGGGTTCGCAGATCCAAAGCATTATTGAAAAAATTCAAGCCGGATATCGTGATTGGCACCGGGGGTTATGTATGCGGCCCTGTCGTGTATGCTGCTTCCAGGTTGGGGATACCCAGCATTATTCATGAGCAAAATGCAATCCCGGGATTGACCAATGCGTTTCTGAGCCGTTACGTGGATACGGTGGCTGTCAGCTTTGAAGGCTCTGAAGGAGCATTCCCCAAAGCCAAAAATGTACTGTACACCGGGAATCCGCGTGCTACAACGGTTCGTCAGGCTAACCGGGACCGAGGCTTTGCTACCATCGGGGTTCCAATGAACAGCTCGGTCGTGCTTGTGGTCGGTGGCAGTAGGGGAGCAAAGGCCATTAATGATGCCATGATTGCGATGGCTCCGCAACTTTCGCAACTGAAAGACGTCCATTTTGTATATGTGACTGGTGAATCTTACTATGAGCAGACGTTGGACAGCATACGGAATCAGATCGGATCATTGCCCAATCATTTGCACGTGCTTCCCTATATTCATAATATGCCAGAGGTGCTGGCCTGTACCTCTTTAATCGTTAATCGCGCTGGCGCGTCGTTCTTGGCTGAAATCACATCGTTGGGTATTCCATCCATTCTAATTCCATCCCCCAATGTGACGAACAACCATCAGGAGGCCAATGCCCGTACACTCGAAAAGGCAGGGGCTTCTGTCATGATAGTGGAGAAGGACCTGAATGGTGCGTCCTTGTTTCAATCCATTGCGGGGATTATGGAGGATGAGGCATTGCGCAGCCGGATGGCTGAATCAGCGTCTGCGCTTGGCAAGCCTGATTCAGCCAATATTTTAGTAAAAGAAATGGAGCGTCTTGCCCGTAAAAGTTAG
- a CDS encoding FtsQ-type POTRA domain-containing protein produces MPNAQIPVLKQNRMKKRTSRKIAILLILLFIVLLAVLFFRSSLSRVSEIRFDGNVFSSREQLLNRSGLAVGDQYFGVSSSGISEKLREIQSIQQVTVDKHFPGVIVVHIKEFATVAYELQSDGSLRAILANGTSVGVGSSGIAVEKPILTKWKSDDPYKAKLCDVLSRIPGEWTADISEIIPAPIPSFPDRIKMYTRSQFEVITTVSLLSSKISYLNQVLETEEPGLITMLEADSYVPFKQDTSEEGQEKDTTQ; encoded by the coding sequence ATGCCAAACGCTCAAATACCTGTTCTTAAACAGAACAGAATGAAAAAAAGAACAAGTCGGAAGATTGCCATTCTGCTCATATTGTTGTTTATCGTATTATTGGCTGTCCTATTCTTCCGTTCCTCGTTAAGCCGGGTTTCTGAAATTCGCTTTGACGGTAATGTATTTTCCAGCCGTGAACAGTTGCTTAATCGAAGTGGTCTGGCTGTCGGGGATCAGTATTTCGGAGTCAGTTCTTCGGGCATTTCCGAGAAGCTGCGAGAGATTCAGTCGATTCAACAAGTAACGGTGGACAAGCATTTTCCGGGAGTCATTGTTGTTCATATTAAAGAGTTTGCCACAGTTGCTTACGAGTTACAGAGTGATGGGAGCCTGCGTGCCATTCTTGCGAATGGGACAAGCGTAGGCGTGGGCAGCAGCGGAATTGCGGTGGAGAAGCCCATTTTGACCAAATGGAAATCGGATGATCCTTACAAAGCAAAGCTGTGTGATGTGTTATCTCGAATTCCAGGGGAATGGACAGCTGACATTTCGGAAATTATTCCTGCGCCGATACCTTCTTTTCCAGACCGCATAAAAATGTATACACGCTCTCAGTTTGAGGTCATTACGACGGTTTCTCTGCTGAGTTCTAAAATCAGCTATTTGAATCAGGTGCTGGAAACCGAAGAGCCCGGTCTGATCACAATGCTGGAGGCAGATTCCTACGTTCCGTTCAAACAGGACACGAGCGAAGAGGGCCAAGAAAAAGATACTACTCAGTGA
- the spoVE gene encoding stage V sporulation protein E, with protein sequence MKQSRPAPDIWLFVCILSLLAIGMVMVYSAGAVLAFHEYGDSYYFVKRQLLFAGLGLVAMYFTARTDYRIWQKYARVVLLICLALLVAVLIPGIGVVRGGARSWLGISSFGIQPSEFMKLGMILFLARWLSRPDYDINSFTRGLLPPLGLMGLAFGLIMLQPDLGTGTVMMGASMLIVFTAGARMKHLGLLALTGAAGFAALIAAAPYRLQRITAFLDPWSDPLGAGYQIIQSLYAIGPGGLAGLGLGMSRQKYSYVPEPQTDFIFSILAEELGFIGGMTVLALFLVLVWRGMRVAITIPDTYGSLLAVGIVGMVALQVVINIGVVIGLMPVTGITLPLISYGGSSLTLMLTALGILLNLSRYAR encoded by the coding sequence ATGAAGCAATCTCGTCCGGCGCCGGATATATGGCTTTTCGTCTGTATTTTGAGCTTGTTAGCCATCGGCATGGTTATGGTATACAGTGCGGGCGCCGTTCTCGCTTTTCACGAGTACGGGGACTCCTACTATTTTGTAAAGCGGCAGCTGCTGTTCGCCGGGCTAGGTCTTGTGGCAATGTACTTCACTGCCCGAACAGACTATCGGATCTGGCAGAAGTATGCTAGGGTTGTGCTGCTGATCTGTCTCGCGTTGCTGGTTGCCGTACTCATCCCAGGCATTGGTGTAGTCAGAGGCGGGGCACGAAGCTGGCTCGGTATCAGCTCTTTTGGCATTCAGCCATCCGAGTTTATGAAGCTGGGCATGATTCTTTTTCTCGCACGCTGGCTCAGCCGCCCGGATTATGATATTAATTCCTTTACTCGTGGCCTGTTGCCCCCGCTTGGACTCATGGGACTGGCCTTTGGCCTGATTATGCTCCAGCCCGATTTGGGTACAGGCACGGTGATGATGGGGGCGTCCATGCTAATCGTATTTACGGCAGGCGCACGTATGAAGCATCTGGGCCTGCTGGCTTTAACGGGAGCGGCGGGATTTGCGGCCCTGATTGCGGCTGCGCCTTATCGGCTCCAGCGGATCACAGCGTTCTTGGACCCGTGGTCCGATCCGCTTGGCGCAGGGTATCAAATTATTCAATCGCTGTATGCCATTGGACCTGGAGGGCTGGCAGGCTTGGGGCTTGGCATGAGCCGCCAGAAATACAGCTATGTTCCCGAGCCGCAGACGGACTTTATTTTTTCGATTTTGGCAGAGGAGCTTGGCTTTATCGGTGGAATGACAGTGCTGGCGCTCTTTCTGGTTCTCGTGTGGAGAGGAATGCGCGTCGCTATTACCATCCCGGATACTTACGGCAGTTTGCTCGCTGTAGGCATTGTGGGGATGGTTGCCTTACAGGTGGTCATTAACATAGGTGTCGTAATCGGCTTAATGCCGGTGACAGGAATAACACTGCCCTTAATCAGCTACGGAGGCTCTTCTCTGACGTTGATGCTAACAGCGCTGGGCATTTTACTGAATTTATCACGTTATGCGAGGTGA
- the murA gene encoding UDP-N-acetylglucosamine 1-carboxyvinyltransferase: MSGKLGGDTLDKLVIEGGRPLSGTIRIHGAKNAALPILAASLLAQGKVEIRNVPHLLDIKVMLHILERLGCTCRHEEETVYVDTSSVRTFQIPEDLMKQMRSSIFLMGPLLARYGEVSIYQPGGCAIGERKIDLHLEGLKALGAEIEEKEEQITFRARKLTGADIHLDFPSVGATENIMMAAALAEGRTTITNAAREPEIQDLQNFLNAMGARIIGAGTDTITITGVNCLNPCTYEVIPDRIVAGTVMIAAAATRGSVSLTHCNPSHLSALIHVLRRAGVQIGILNDIMTVSCMSRPKAVERIVTSPYPSFPTDLQSQVMVLLSLADGFSVMKETVFESRFKHVEELNVMGADITVDANAAFIRGVPRLYGATVEATDLRAGAALVIAGLAAQGLTIVEQVHHIDRGYDRIERLFQGLGARMSRQSPVPEQLDFVN, encoded by the coding sequence GTGAGCGGTAAACTCGGAGGTGATACATTGGACAAATTGGTGATTGAGGGAGGCCGTCCCTTGTCAGGCACCATACGTATCCATGGGGCAAAAAACGCGGCACTGCCCATTCTTGCGGCAAGCTTGCTTGCACAAGGTAAGGTAGAAATTCGGAATGTGCCTCATCTATTAGACATTAAGGTCATGCTGCACATCCTTGAGAGACTTGGCTGTACATGCCGACATGAAGAGGAAACGGTATACGTGGATACGTCGTCCGTCCGAACGTTCCAGATTCCGGAAGATTTGATGAAGCAGATGCGCTCGTCTATCTTTCTGATGGGACCGCTGCTCGCCAGATATGGAGAAGTTTCCATTTACCAGCCGGGAGGCTGTGCCATAGGCGAGCGCAAAATTGATCTTCACTTGGAGGGCCTGAAGGCTCTTGGAGCGGAGATCGAGGAAAAAGAAGAACAAATTACGTTTCGGGCTCGCAAGCTGACTGGAGCGGATATCCATCTGGATTTCCCGAGCGTGGGGGCCACCGAAAATATTATGATGGCCGCTGCGTTGGCCGAAGGACGAACGACGATCACCAACGCAGCGAGGGAACCTGAGATTCAGGATCTTCAAAATTTCCTGAATGCGATGGGAGCACGTATTATCGGAGCGGGAACGGATACGATCACGATTACGGGAGTCAACTGTTTGAATCCGTGTACGTATGAGGTTATTCCTGACCGCATTGTAGCCGGGACCGTTATGATTGCGGCTGCGGCCACGCGCGGTAGCGTTTCGTTGACGCACTGTAACCCCTCCCATTTGTCCGCGCTGATTCACGTCCTCAGGCGGGCTGGTGTTCAAATCGGCATCTTGAATGATATAATGACCGTAAGCTGCATGAGCCGCCCCAAAGCGGTGGAGAGGATTGTTACCTCCCCTTACCCGTCTTTTCCAACGGACTTGCAGTCTCAAGTCATGGTTTTGCTTTCTCTGGCAGATGGCTTTAGTGTAATGAAAGAGACGGTCTTCGAAAGCCGATTCAAACATGTGGAAGAATTGAATGTGATGGGTGCCGATATTACGGTTGATGCGAATGCTGCCTTTATACGGGGGGTTCCCCGTCTGTATGGGGCCACGGTAGAGGCTACCGATCTACGCGCAGGGGCCGCGCTGGTTATAGCGGGCCTGGCAGCTCAAGGACTTACCATTGTTGAGCAGGTACACCATATTGATAGAGGGTATGATCGGATCGAGCGTCTTTTCCAGGGACTGGGTGCCCGAATGAGCCGTCAGTCTCCGGTGCCGGAGCAGTTGGATTTCGTAAATTAA
- the mraY gene encoding phospho-N-acetylmuramoyl-pentapeptide-transferase produces MDIQLLLLTIVVSFILAVIAAPILIPLLRRMKFGQQVRDDGPQSHLKKTGTPTMGGIVILVAFTLTFLKFSAIKNTDFYVLLVATLGFGLIGFLDDYIKIVFKRSLGLTARQKLFGQLLFSGIMCWLLISNDHSTAIGIPGTSWSFDWSGWFYYPFIVIMMLAISNAVNFTDGLDGLLSGTSAIAFGAYAIVAIQATSLPAAVCSAAMIGAVLGFLVYNAHPAKVFMGDTGSLGIGGAIGAIAIVTKSEILFIIIGGVFVIEMLSVVLQVASFKTRGKRIFKMSPIHHHFELSGWSEWRVVITFWAVGLLLAGLGLYLNKGL; encoded by the coding sequence ATGGATATTCAATTATTACTGCTGACGATCGTCGTATCGTTTATATTGGCGGTCATTGCCGCTCCAATACTCATTCCGCTGCTGCGGCGAATGAAATTCGGCCAGCAGGTCCGGGATGACGGGCCGCAAAGCCATCTCAAAAAGACGGGTACGCCTACTATGGGCGGAATCGTTATTCTGGTGGCTTTTACGCTGACCTTTCTTAAGTTTTCGGCGATAAAAAATACGGACTTTTACGTCCTACTGGTCGCTACGCTTGGTTTTGGACTGATCGGCTTCTTGGACGATTATATCAAAATTGTATTCAAGCGCTCGCTCGGACTGACTGCCCGTCAAAAGCTATTCGGGCAATTGCTGTTCAGCGGAATCATGTGCTGGCTTCTGATCAGCAATGATCACAGCACTGCCATCGGTATACCGGGAACTTCCTGGTCGTTTGATTGGAGCGGCTGGTTCTATTATCCGTTCATCGTCATTATGATGCTGGCGATTAGCAACGCCGTTAATTTCACAGATGGACTGGACGGGCTGCTGTCCGGTACCAGTGCGATTGCCTTCGGTGCTTATGCCATCGTAGCGATTCAAGCAACCTCGCTTCCGGCTGCGGTTTGCTCAGCGGCCATGATTGGTGCTGTACTTGGCTTTCTTGTATATAACGCGCATCCCGCCAAGGTATTTATGGGCGATACAGGCTCCCTGGGAATCGGAGGCGCTATAGGTGCCATCGCTATCGTCACCAAAAGCGAAATTTTGTTCATTATTATTGGTGGCGTATTTGTAATTGAAATGCTGTCCGTAGTTTTGCAAGTAGCTTCCTTTAAAACACGTGGCAAACGAATTTTCAAAATGAGCCCGATTCATCATCACTTCGAGCTGTCCGGCTGGTCCGAATGGCGCGTTGTTATTACATTCTGGGCTGTAGGACTGCTGCTGGCAGGACTCGGACTTTATCTCAACAAGGGGTTGTAG
- the murB gene encoding UDP-N-acetylmuramate dehydrogenase: MQQWMPLLAEHDIGKVLEHEPLSKYTTWKIGGPADALVIPDTKEQLATLLQLASEHGIPWMQLGRGSNMLVSDKGIRGLVIKLGPGFDYVRFEDERIVAGGGVSLVKLCVMASKQALSGLEFAGGIPGSVGGAVYMNAGAHGSDVSQIFQSAEIVLDTGELAVYDAEQMHFGYRHSVLHEQRGMVTEAVFRMKQGDREEISEALAAFKDRRRLTQPLQLACAGSVFRNPPGDYAARLIEDAGLKGLKAGGAEVSVQHANFIVNTGQATAEDVLTLMKHIQSTISSQTGIKLVPEVFVVGER, from the coding sequence ATGCAGCAATGGATGCCATTATTAGCGGAGCATGATATCGGAAAAGTGCTGGAGCATGAGCCACTTTCCAAATATACGACGTGGAAGATTGGAGGTCCAGCGGATGCTCTTGTCATCCCGGATACCAAGGAGCAGCTAGCAACCTTACTGCAACTGGCTAGCGAGCACGGAATCCCGTGGATGCAGTTGGGACGGGGCTCAAACATGCTCGTTTCCGATAAAGGAATCCGTGGCCTCGTGATCAAGCTGGGACCAGGATTTGATTATGTCCGTTTTGAAGATGAACGGATCGTCGCCGGTGGAGGCGTGTCACTAGTCAAGTTGTGTGTTATGGCCAGCAAGCAGGCGCTATCCGGCCTCGAATTTGCGGGAGGTATCCCGGGATCAGTTGGCGGGGCTGTCTACATGAACGCCGGTGCCCATGGGTCTGATGTGTCACAAATATTCCAGTCCGCTGAGATTGTGCTGGATACAGGGGAATTGGCTGTGTATGATGCCGAACAAATGCATTTCGGCTATCGTCACTCCGTGCTGCATGAGCAGCGTGGAATGGTGACAGAGGCAGTGTTTCGGATGAAGCAGGGCGACCGTGAGGAAATTTCGGAGGCTCTTGCAGCTTTCAAAGATCGTCGTAGGCTGACTCAGCCGTTACAGCTGGCTTGTGCGGGAAGTGTGTTTCGCAATCCGCCAGGAGACTATGCGGCCCGTCTTATTGAAGACGCAGGTCTCAAGGGCTTAAAAGCGGGAGGCGCTGAGGTTTCCGTACAGCATGCCAATTTCATTGTTAATACCGGTCAAGCGACAGCAGAGGACGTGCTTACCCTAATGAAGCATATTCAAAGTACAATATCATCTCAAACCGGCATCAAGCTAGTTCCGGAGGTTTTCGTAGTGGGTGAGCGGTAA
- a CDS encoding UDP-N-acetylmuramoyl-L-alanyl-D-glutamate--2,6-diaminopimelate ligase has protein sequence MQLQQLASLLAASRIVGDGTVDCRGIGEDSRRVHQGDLFLCLPGFTVDGHDYAQQAVASGAAALVVERELNVPVPQLIVKDARYAMAVLADYMFDSPSRRMRMIGVTGTNGKTTITYLIEKILNDAGVSTGLIGTIQMRYGGRSYPMSGTTPEAVELQRYLGNMAEQGVQCCVMEVSSHALEQGRVKGTDFRTAIFTNLTQDHLDYHNTMEEYRAAKGLLFSRLGNTFSRDASDSKYAVLNADDPSSSYFQAITAAQVITYGVEKKSDVQASHIAVGAKGTSFHVSTFKGDADIELRMVGKFNVYNALAAITAALLEGVPLADIKHSLESIAGVDGRVEPVDAGQPFAVIVDYAHTPDGLENVLRTVQEFAVGKVWCVFGCGGDRDRTKRPLMGKIAAQYSDHAFITSDNPRTEDPEAILKDIEQGLIDEGIPAERYELIIDRRTAIHKAIEMASPDDVVLIAGKGHETYQLIGKTVHEFDDRIVAKEAIRGLSK, from the coding sequence ATGCAGCTTCAACAATTGGCTTCATTGCTGGCTGCCTCCCGCATTGTGGGGGACGGTACAGTGGACTGCCGAGGAATCGGGGAGGACTCACGCAGGGTACATCAGGGAGATTTATTTCTGTGTCTGCCCGGTTTTACGGTTGACGGACACGATTATGCACAGCAGGCAGTTGCGTCCGGGGCAGCGGCTTTGGTTGTGGAACGGGAATTGAACGTACCTGTGCCACAACTTATAGTCAAGGATGCCCGGTACGCAATGGCGGTTTTGGCGGATTATATGTTTGATTCACCGAGCCGCCGCATGCGAATGATCGGCGTAACCGGAACGAATGGCAAAACAACCATAACTTATCTTATCGAAAAAATCTTGAACGATGCCGGAGTAAGCACTGGATTGATCGGCACTATTCAAATGCGTTACGGTGGTCGGTCCTACCCTATGTCCGGTACCACACCCGAGGCTGTAGAGCTGCAACGCTATCTTGGCAATATGGCGGAGCAAGGTGTCCAATGTTGTGTGATGGAGGTATCCTCACATGCGCTGGAGCAAGGGCGGGTGAAAGGAACTGATTTTCGCACCGCTATATTTACGAACCTGACGCAGGATCATCTGGACTACCATAACACGATGGAAGAGTACCGTGCGGCCAAAGGGCTGTTATTTTCCCGACTGGGGAATACCTTCTCGCGGGATGCGTCGGACAGTAAATATGCTGTTCTGAATGCGGATGACCCGTCGTCTTCCTATTTCCAGGCCATAACTGCGGCTCAAGTGATTACATACGGTGTGGAAAAGAAATCGGATGTGCAGGCATCCCATATCGCTGTAGGTGCCAAGGGGACATCCTTCCATGTCTCTACTTTTAAAGGCGATGCCGATATTGAGCTGCGAATGGTGGGCAAGTTCAATGTGTATAACGCATTGGCAGCCATCACGGCCGCTTTGCTGGAAGGAGTGCCTCTGGCTGATATCAAGCACAGCTTGGAGTCAATAGCAGGTGTAGATGGGCGGGTAGAGCCTGTAGACGCAGGTCAGCCATTTGCGGTTATCGTAGACTATGCCCATACACCGGATGGACTGGAAAATGTGCTTCGCACCGTTCAGGAGTTTGCAGTTGGCAAAGTATGGTGTGTATTCGGGTGCGGCGGGGACCGGGATCGTACGAAACGCCCTTTGATGGGAAAAATTGCTGCTCAATACAGCGATCATGCTTTTATTACCTCGGATAATCCGCGGACAGAGGACCCGGAAGCTATTTTGAAAGACATTGAGCAAGGACTGATTGACGAAGGTATACCCGCAGAACGCTACGAACTGATCATAGATCGTAGAACTGCTATTCATAAAGCTATTGAAATGGCAAGCCCTGACGATGTAGTATTGATTGCGGGAAAAGGTCATGAGACCTACCAGTTGATCGGAAAAACGGTGCATGAATTTGATGACCGCATCGTAGCCAAAGAAGCGATAAGGGGTTTATCCAAGTGA
- the murF gene encoding UDP-N-acetylmuramoyl-tripeptide--D-alanyl-D-alanine ligase, protein MKRTISQIASMSGGTLHIGADAGRMVEGVFTDSRKPQSQGLFVPLTGERFDGHDYVQQIVSGEGAAAFLWQKDHGVPPAGNAIEVEDALVALQRLAAAYLQETGVSVVGITGSNGKTTTKDIVNALLGTTFKVHKTEGNYNNHIGLPLTVLSMPQDADILILEMGMSGRGEIRLLSDIAQPDVAVITNIGEAHLLQLGSRAEIARAKLEIVSGLKPGGLLIYNGDEPLLPQVLAEPETVKPDGLKLFTFGMSADNDDYPTGIATDGVGSLFTTAQSGKDAFRLPLLGQHNVVNGLAALAVARHFGVDADHVREGLSALKLTGMRIEVVSCTNGLTLLNDAYNASPASMKAAIQTLSGYETKGRKIAVLGDMLELGPEEKQFHEEIGLFAAKHGVDMLFTYGVLGASIAHGSQTSMPSDDVHAYEDKQKLIQDLQAYLRADDIVLVKASRGMRLEEIVDALKNGPLQK, encoded by the coding sequence ATGAAAAGAACAATAAGTCAGATCGCCTCCATGAGTGGGGGAACGCTTCACATAGGGGCAGACGCCGGACGAATGGTTGAGGGCGTTTTTACAGATTCACGCAAGCCGCAGTCCCAGGGGCTGTTCGTTCCACTCACGGGTGAACGGTTTGACGGGCATGATTATGTGCAGCAGATTGTGAGCGGAGAAGGCGCAGCTGCTTTTTTATGGCAAAAGGATCACGGTGTACCTCCGGCAGGGAATGCGATTGAAGTAGAGGATGCTTTGGTGGCCCTCCAGCGTCTTGCGGCTGCATATTTGCAGGAAACGGGTGTCTCTGTCGTAGGGATTACCGGAAGCAATGGCAAAACGACGACAAAAGACATCGTCAACGCGTTGCTGGGTACGACCTTTAAAGTACACAAAACCGAAGGGAACTATAACAACCATATCGGTTTGCCTTTAACCGTGCTGTCCATGCCGCAGGATGCGGACATCCTGATTTTGGAGATGGGAATGAGTGGACGCGGGGAAATCCGCCTGCTGTCAGATATTGCCCAGCCTGATGTAGCGGTCATTACGAACATTGGCGAAGCGCATTTGCTCCAGCTCGGTTCCCGTGCGGAAATTGCACGTGCAAAGTTGGAAATCGTCAGCGGTCTCAAACCCGGCGGCTTGCTGATTTACAATGGAGATGAACCGCTATTGCCGCAAGTCCTTGCGGAGCCCGAAACGGTTAAGCCTGACGGCTTGAAGCTGTTCACGTTCGGTATGTCTGCGGATAACGATGATTATCCAACTGGAATAGCTACGGATGGAGTAGGCAGTTTGTTCACGACGGCCCAATCCGGCAAGGATGCTTTCCGGCTTCCGCTGCTTGGGCAGCACAATGTTGTGAACGGTTTGGCAGCACTGGCGGTAGCGCGTCATTTTGGGGTGGATGCAGACCATGTGCGCGAAGGGCTATCGGCTTTGAAATTGACAGGCATGCGCATTGAGGTCGTGAGCTGCACGAATGGGCTTACCCTGCTGAACGATGCTTATAACGCCAGTCCGGCTTCAATGAAAGCTGCAATTCAGACGTTATCCGGTTACGAAACAAAGGGGCGTAAAATCGCCGTGCTTGGCGACATGCTGGAACTGGGTCCCGAGGAAAAGCAATTCCACGAGGAAATTGGGCTTTTTGCAGCGAAACATGGCGTAGATATGCTGTTCACCTACGGTGTGTTGGGGGCGTCCATTGCGCATGGGTCGCAAACGTCCATGCCGTCTGATGACGTACATGCTTATGAGGATAAGCAAAAACTGATTCAAGATCTGCAAGCTTACCTCCGTGCCGATGATATCGTGCTGGTTAAGGCATCCCGAGGGATGCGACTGGAAGAAATTGTGGATGCGCTGAAAAACGGTCCGCTACAGAAATGA